Proteins found in one Rhodospirillaceae bacterium genomic segment:
- a CDS encoding helix-turn-helix transcriptional regulator, which yields MDEILASETLSALGNAKRLQVFRLLVQAGHDGLTVGEIQSQLGIPASTLAHHLSALVKTDLVLQDKHGREVVCTAKYETLDLVFTFVKDQCCVGVEPLGQVG from the coding sequence ATGGATGAAATACTAGCATCAGAAACGCTCTCGGCCTTGGGCAATGCTAAACGGCTGCAAGTCTTCCGCCTTCTGGTTCAAGCTGGTCATGATGGTTTGACTGTTGGCGAGATACAGTCGCAGCTTGGCATTCCAGCTTCCACACTGGCTCATCATCTTTCCGCGCTGGTCAAAACAGATTTGGTCTTGCAGGACAAGCATGGCCGCGAAGTGGTCTGCACAGCCAAATACGAAACGCTGGACTTGGTCTTTACCTTCGTGAAAGACCAATGCTGTGTCGGAGTCGAGCCTTTGGGTCAAGTGGGCTAA
- a CDS encoding permease, with translation MSMQQSTQVLRWHSKVNVDKAWLASIGIFGLIAMVVPEQFLPSVEFVSDAVVEIIPFLLMAVAFAAYAGASGADNLIAKAFSGHILLAIPLAAVFGAFSPFCSCGVIPLIAALLSMGVPLAPVMAFWLASPLMDPTMFMITTGELGSQFAIAKTLAALSVGLLGGFGTLALNSTSVLSNPLREGVGNGGCGGSRVRLQKEIYWTFWTIGERRVKFITEAIKSGTFLIKWLVLAYLLESLMLAYVPSNWISELAGDGGVLSIFTASLIGVPAYLNGYAAVPLVAGLINSGMAPGAGMAFLIAGGVTSLPAAIAVFALARPPVFVLYIAFSLGGAVASGLLFQYWTVL, from the coding sequence ATGTCCATGCAACAATCCACACAAGTTTTACGATGGCATTCAAAGGTCAATGTTGATAAAGCCTGGCTTGCGTCGATCGGCATTTTTGGCCTTATCGCAATGGTTGTCCCGGAACAATTTTTGCCAAGTGTCGAGTTTGTATCGGATGCGGTTGTAGAAATTATCCCGTTTTTATTGATGGCAGTTGCTTTCGCCGCATATGCAGGGGCCAGCGGTGCAGATAATTTAATCGCCAAGGCCTTTTCAGGTCACATCCTACTCGCTATCCCTCTCGCGGCTGTGTTCGGAGCGTTTTCACCATTTTGTTCGTGTGGCGTTATTCCCTTAATCGCTGCGTTGTTGTCTATGGGCGTTCCACTCGCACCTGTGATGGCATTTTGGCTGGCTTCACCGTTAATGGATCCAACCATGTTTATGATCACAACGGGCGAGTTGGGCAGCCAATTTGCAATCGCCAAAACCTTGGCTGCTCTGAGTGTTGGTCTGTTAGGCGGATTTGGAACTTTGGCATTAAACTCTACATCTGTGCTTTCAAATCCGCTGCGTGAAGGTGTTGGCAATGGCGGTTGCGGTGGATCGCGGGTGAGATTGCAGAAGGAAATCTATTGGACCTTTTGGACCATTGGCGAACGTCGCGTAAAGTTCATAACTGAAGCCATTAAATCGGGTACGTTTCTCATAAAATGGTTGGTGTTGGCCTATCTGTTGGAAAGTTTGATGCTTGCCTATGTTCCCTCCAATTGGATTTCTGAATTGGCCGGCGACGGTGGCGTGTTATCCATTTTCACAGCAAGCCTTATTGGTGTGCCCGCTTATCTGAACGGCTATGCCGCCGTTCCATTAGTTGCTGGATTGATAAACAGTGGCATGGCTCCAGGCGCTGGCATGGCCTTTTTAATTGCGGGCGGCGTGACCAGCCTGCCTGCAGCTATTGCGGTGTTTGCTCTTGCACGGCCTCCGGTGTTTGTCCTTTATATTGCTTTTTCATTGGGCGGCGCAGTGGCATCGGGGCTACTGTTTCAGTACTGGACTGTCCTTTAA
- a CDS encoding universal stress protein, which translates to MNMTKAALAEPIADHTTKIGADCTIVGSHKRELKDYFLGSTAARIVRHAPCSVHVLR; encoded by the coding sequence ATGAATATGACAAAAGCAGCGCTGGCCGAGCCGATTGCCGATCATACAACAAAAATTGGCGCAGACTGCACCATCGTGGGATCACATAAACGGGAACTAAAGGACTATTTCCTGGGCTCAACTGCAGCGCGAATCGTGCGGCACGCGCCCTGCTCGGTGCATGTGTTACGCTGA